The Streptomyces achromogenes genome window below encodes:
- the typA gene encoding translational GTPase TypA produces MATRHDIRNVAIVAHVDHGKTTLVDAMLKQAGAFAAHAAESLDDRMMDSNDLEREKGITILAKNTAVKYHPKDGGDVVTINIIDTPGHADFGGEVERGLSMVDAVVLLVDASEGPLPQTRFVLRKALQARLPVILCINKTDRPDSRIDEVVNEAYDLFLDLDADEDQIEFPIVYACARDGVASLTKPEDGTVPKDSDSLEPFFSTILSHVPAPEYDEEAPLQAHVTNLDADNFLGRIALLRVEEGELRKGQTVTWIKRDGSMSNVRITELLMTEALTRKPAEKAGPGDICAVAGIPEIMIGETLADPENPIALPLITVDEPAISMTIGTNTSPLVGRGGTGKGADNKAAVKDRKVTARQVKDRLDRELVGNVSLRVLDTERPDAWEVQGRGELALAILVEQMRREGFELTIGKPQVVTKDVDGKVYEPVERMTIDVPEEHMGAVTQLMGVRKGRMDNMSNHGSGWVRMEFVVPSRGLIGFRTEFLTGTRGTGIAHSIHEGHEPWFGTLTTRNNGSLVADRAGAVTAFAMTNLQERGVLFTDPGTEVYEGMIVGENSRSDDMDVNITKEKKLTNMRSSSADSFEAIVPPRKLSLEQSLEFCRDDECVEVTPEAVRIRKVVLDQRDRARTASRAKHG; encoded by the coding sequence ATGGCCACGCGCCACGACATTCGCAACGTAGCCATCGTCGCCCACGTCGACCACGGCAAGACGACTCTGGTCGATGCCATGCTCAAGCAGGCGGGCGCCTTCGCCGCGCACGCCGCCGAGTCGCTCGACGACCGCATGATGGACTCGAACGACCTGGAGCGTGAGAAGGGCATCACGATCCTCGCCAAGAACACGGCGGTGAAGTACCACCCCAAGGACGGGGGGGACGTCGTCACCATCAACATCATCGACACCCCCGGCCACGCCGACTTCGGCGGTGAGGTCGAGCGCGGCCTGTCGATGGTGGACGCCGTCGTGCTGCTGGTGGACGCCTCCGAAGGTCCGCTGCCGCAGACCCGCTTCGTGCTGCGCAAGGCGCTTCAGGCCCGCCTGCCCGTCATCCTGTGCATCAACAAGACGGACCGCCCGGACTCGCGCATCGACGAGGTCGTCAACGAGGCCTACGACCTCTTCCTCGACCTCGACGCCGACGAGGACCAGATCGAGTTCCCGATCGTCTACGCCTGCGCCCGCGACGGCGTCGCCTCGCTGACCAAGCCGGAGGACGGCACGGTCCCGAAGGACAGTGACAGCCTGGAGCCCTTCTTCTCCACGATCCTGTCGCACGTCCCGGCTCCCGAGTACGACGAGGAGGCCCCGCTCCAGGCACACGTCACCAACCTGGACGCCGACAACTTCCTCGGTCGTATCGCGCTGCTGCGCGTCGAGGAGGGCGAGCTGCGCAAGGGCCAGACCGTCACGTGGATCAAGCGTGACGGCTCCATGTCCAACGTGCGCATCACCGAACTGCTGATGACCGAGGCGCTCACCCGCAAGCCCGCCGAGAAGGCCGGCCCGGGCGACATCTGCGCCGTCGCCGGCATCCCGGAGATCATGATCGGCGAGACCCTCGCCGACCCGGAGAACCCGATCGCGCTGCCGCTCATCACGGTCGACGAGCCGGCGATCTCCATGACCATCGGCACCAACACCTCGCCGCTGGTCGGCCGGGGCGGCACCGGCAAGGGCGCCGACAACAAGGCCGCGGTCAAGGACCGCAAGGTCACCGCCCGTCAGGTCAAGGACCGCCTCGACCGCGAGCTGGTCGGTAACGTCAGCCTCCGGGTCCTGGACACCGAGCGTCCCGACGCCTGGGAGGTGCAGGGCCGCGGCGAGCTGGCGCTGGCCATCCTGGTCGAGCAGATGCGCCGCGAGGGCTTCGAACTGACCATCGGCAAGCCGCAGGTCGTCACCAAGGACGTCGACGGCAAGGTCTACGAGCCCGTCGAGCGCATGACGATCGACGTGCCCGAGGAGCACATGGGCGCGGTCACGCAGCTCATGGGCGTCCGCAAGGGCCGCATGGACAACATGTCCAACCACGGCTCGGGCTGGGTCCGCATGGAGTTCGTCGTGCCGTCCCGCGGTCTCATCGGCTTCCGTACCGAGTTCCTGACCGGTACGCGCGGCACGGGCATCGCGCACTCCATCCACGAGGGCCACGAGCCGTGGTTCGGCACGCTGACCACCCGTAACAACGGCTCGCTCGTCGCCGACCGCGCAGGCGCCGTCACCGCGTTCGCGATGACGAACCTCCAGGAGCGCGGCGTGCTGTTCACCGACCCCGGCACCGAGGTGTACGAGGGCATGATCGTCGGCGAGAACTCGCGCTCCGACGACATGGACGTGAACATCACCAAGGAGAAGAAGCTCACGAACATGCGGTCCTCGTCGGCCGACTCGTTCGAGGCGATCGTGCCGCCGCGCAAGCTCTCGCTCGAGCAGTCGCTGGAGTTCTGCCGCGACGACGAGTGCGTCGAGGTGACCCCGGAGGCGGTGCGCATCCGCAAGGTCGTGCTCGACCAGCGCGACCGCGCCCGCACCGCCAGCCGCGCCAAGCACGGCTGA
- a CDS encoding peptide ABC transporter substrate-binding protein produces MRGANSAKWVAGAIVIALAATACGGSDDDSSSSGKGAGKAGGTFRLGITEPVAIDPYNSQESEGILVTDNLFTGLYEPTADGKVIPALATSKEVSADGKTWTFKIKPGTKFSNGEAVDAESFIRGWNRVAQKTAASDVAYHLAGIAGFDDVQAGKATTMSGLSAPDANTLQVKLSAPDFEFYVKTTHTVFSPVPKVAGDAKNKTYNEAPIGNGPFKMQGSWQHNKSITLVRNDSYGLTKAKLDEVKIEILNSNNGVTLEYQGFEAGTFDWARMPTPQLPAAKAKYDAQGEWIDENTNGMNYLLPITDNGPLKDKKAREAISYAIDRDAIIKGVFQGMQTKSTTILPPAFTSVYQKDLCQSCIKSDPAKAKQLAKEAGLTPGTTIELGYNTGAGHEEWIQAVKQQVEKVLGVKVKATGKPFAELLADQQKPGATGMYRFAWGADYPTPDNFLYPLLDTASINKDASGKVTGDNRGRYSNPAFDALLAKARATEAEAGRNDLYKQAEKLAMDDMALIPLWNRTQLRLANTKKFADIKMDFHEDPNLAEISLK; encoded by the coding sequence ATGCGTGGTGCCAACAGCGCCAAGTGGGTGGCGGGGGCGATCGTCATTGCTCTCGCCGCGACTGCCTGTGGTGGCAGTGACGACGACAGCAGCAGCAGCGGCAAGGGCGCGGGCAAGGCCGGCGGCACCTTCCGGCTGGGCATCACGGAGCCGGTCGCCATCGACCCGTACAACTCCCAGGAGTCCGAGGGCATCCTGGTCACGGACAACCTCTTCACGGGGCTGTACGAGCCGACCGCGGACGGCAAGGTCATCCCGGCCCTCGCCACCTCCAAGGAGGTCAGCGCGGACGGCAAGACCTGGACCTTCAAGATCAAGCCGGGCACCAAGTTCTCCAACGGCGAAGCGGTGGACGCCGAGTCGTTCATCCGCGGCTGGAACCGCGTCGCGCAGAAGACGGCGGCCTCCGACGTCGCCTACCACCTGGCCGGCATCGCGGGCTTCGACGACGTCCAGGCGGGCAAGGCGACCACCATGTCCGGCCTGAGCGCCCCGGACGCCAACACCCTCCAGGTGAAGCTCTCCGCCCCGGACTTCGAGTTCTACGTCAAGACCACGCACACGGTCTTCAGCCCGGTGCCCAAGGTCGCCGGTGACGCGAAGAACAAGACGTACAACGAGGCGCCGATCGGCAACGGCCCCTTCAAGATGCAGGGCTCCTGGCAGCACAACAAGTCGATCACGCTGGTCCGCAACGACAGCTACGGTCTGACCAAGGCCAAGCTCGACGAGGTCAAGATCGAGATCCTCAACTCCAACAACGGCGTCACGCTGGAGTACCAGGGCTTCGAGGCGGGCACCTTCGACTGGGCCCGTATGCCCACCCCGCAGCTGCCGGCCGCCAAGGCCAAGTACGACGCGCAGGGTGAGTGGATCGACGAGAACACGAACGGGATGAACTACCTTCTCCCGATCACCGACAACGGTCCGCTCAAGGACAAGAAGGCCCGCGAGGCCATCTCGTACGCGATCGACCGGGACGCCATCATCAAGGGCGTCTTCCAGGGCATGCAGACCAAGTCGACGACGATCCTGCCGCCCGCCTTCACCAGCGTGTACCAGAAGGACCTGTGCCAGTCCTGCATCAAGTCGGACCCGGCGAAGGCCAAGCAGCTCGCGAAGGAGGCCGGCCTCACCCCCGGCACCACGATCGAGCTCGGCTACAACACGGGCGCCGGCCACGAGGAGTGGATCCAGGCCGTCAAGCAGCAGGTGGAGAAGGTCCTCGGCGTGAAGGTGAAGGCGACCGGCAAGCCGTTCGCCGAGCTGCTCGCCGACCAGCAGAAGCCGGGCGCCACGGGCATGTACCGCTTCGCGTGGGGCGCGGACTACCCGACGCCGGACAACTTCCTCTACCCGCTGCTCGACACCGCGTCCATCAACAAGGACGCGTCGGGCAAGGTCACCGGTGACAACCGCGGTCGTTACAGCAACCCGGCGTTCGACGCCCTGCTGGCCAAGGCCCGCGCCACCGAGGCCGAGGCCGGTCGCAACGACCTGTACAAGCAGGCGGAGAAGCTCGCCATGGACGACATGGCCCTGATCCCGCTGTGGAACCGCACCCAGCTGCGTCTCGCCAACACCAAGAAGTTCGCCGACATCAAGATGGACTTCCACGAGGACCCGAACCTCGCCGAGATCAGCCTGAAGTAA
- a CDS encoding ABC transporter permease, translated as MGRYVVRRLGQLVVVVLGATMILFACLFVLPGDPVGQIAGSDKARDPAVIAQLHKQYGLDDPLIVQYGNYVGKLVQGDLGEDYTQSRPVSEILGPKLANTAKLATAAIVLDIIIGISVGVLAAMRRYSIWDVSATFVTTLAIGVPSIVLGMIMQRVFVIELGWFPLIADDSFNSIVLPAVTLAIIDAALVAQLARSTMLEVLGADYVKTAVAKGLPRRTVLTRHILRNSVIPVITYLGISFGGLLGGAIITETIFNWNGIGLALIQAIQQNNNPVIVGVVTISVAVFVVLNLVVDLLYAALDPRIRLA; from the coding sequence ATGGGAAGGTATGTGGTCCGCAGGCTGGGCCAGTTGGTCGTCGTCGTGCTCGGCGCGACGATGATCCTGTTCGCCTGCCTGTTCGTGCTCCCGGGTGACCCGGTCGGGCAGATCGCGGGCAGCGACAAGGCACGCGACCCCGCGGTGATCGCGCAGCTGCACAAGCAGTACGGACTCGACGACCCGCTGATCGTGCAGTACGGCAACTACGTGGGCAAGCTCGTCCAGGGAGACCTCGGCGAGGACTACACGCAGAGCCGGCCGGTCTCCGAGATCCTCGGTCCGAAGCTGGCCAACACGGCCAAGCTGGCCACCGCCGCGATCGTGCTCGACATCATCATCGGCATCTCGGTCGGTGTGCTGGCGGCGATGCGCAGGTACTCGATCTGGGACGTGTCGGCGACCTTCGTCACCACGCTGGCGATCGGTGTCCCCTCGATCGTGCTCGGCATGATCATGCAGCGCGTCTTCGTCATCGAGCTGGGCTGGTTCCCGTTGATCGCCGACGACAGCTTCAACTCGATCGTCCTGCCGGCCGTGACGCTGGCGATCATCGACGCGGCACTCGTCGCCCAGCTCGCCCGCAGCACGATGCTCGAAGTCCTGGGCGCCGACTACGTCAAGACGGCCGTGGCCAAGGGACTTCCGCGGCGCACGGTGCTCACGCGGCACATCCTGCGCAACTCGGTCATCCCCGTGATCACCTATCTGGGCATCTCCTTCGGTGGTCTCCTCGGGGGCGCGATCATCACCGAGACGATCTTCAACTGGAACGGCATCGGTCTCGCGCTGATCCAGGCGATCCAGCAGAACAACAACCCCGTCATCGTGGGCGTGGTGACCATCAGCGTGGCGGTCTTCGTCGTGCTGAACCTGGTCGTCGACCTGCTGTACGCCGCTCTGGACCCGCGTATCCGACTGGCCTGA
- a CDS encoding ABC transporter permease: protein MTELATGAGEPKTADPVSASKDAEPSVVRVSQWSDIRHRFVQNKLAVLGLAIIVVLILAAIFAPLLAPHDPLEQDLNATLQSPGAGHWLGTDSLGRDQLSRLIYGSRIAMIVGLASILVAMTLGILFGALAGYYGRWLDTVIMRVADIFFAFPLLIGAIVIILLMGRGVMPVVLSLGIFSWATFARLLRSQILSVREMDYVHAAKALGASQGRIIRKHILPNSLTSVLVYGTSNVGIAIVAEASLSYLGVGVDPEVAEWGNMIAAGRGFMGVKDFMWTYPSIAIVITALGFILLGNGLRDALDPKLR, encoded by the coding sequence ATGACCGAACTCGCCACAGGCGCGGGCGAGCCGAAGACGGCCGACCCCGTCTCGGCCTCCAAGGACGCCGAACCCAGCGTCGTCAGGGTCAGCCAGTGGTCCGACATCCGGCACCGCTTCGTGCAGAACAAGCTCGCCGTGCTCGGCCTGGCCATCATCGTCGTCCTCATCCTCGCCGCGATATTCGCGCCCCTGCTCGCGCCGCACGACCCCCTCGAGCAGGACCTGAACGCGACCCTGCAGTCCCCGGGCGCGGGGCACTGGCTCGGCACCGACTCGCTCGGCCGCGACCAGCTCTCCCGTCTCATCTACGGCAGCCGCATCGCCATGATCGTCGGCCTCGCCTCGATCCTCGTCGCGATGACCCTCGGCATCCTCTTCGGCGCGCTGGCCGGTTACTACGGCCGCTGGCTGGACACCGTGATCATGCGCGTGGCGGACATCTTCTTCGCCTTCCCGCTGCTGATCGGCGCCATCGTCATCATCCTGCTCATGGGCCGCGGCGTGATGCCGGTGGTCCTGTCGCTGGGCATCTTCTCCTGGGCGACGTTCGCCCGGCTGCTGCGCAGTCAGATCCTGTCGGTGCGTGAGATGGACTACGTGCACGCGGCGAAGGCGCTCGGCGCGAGCCAGGGCCGGATCATCCGCAAGCACATCCTGCCCAACTCGCTGACCTCGGTCCTGGTGTACGGCACCAGCAACGTCGGCATCGCGATCGTGGCCGAGGCGTCGCTGTCCTACCTGGGCGTCGGCGTCGACCCCGAGGTCGCGGAGTGGGGCAACATGATCGCCGCGGGCCGCGGGTTCATGGGAGTCAAGGACTTCATGTGGACCTACCCCAGCATCGCGATCGTCATCACCGCGCTGGGCTTCATCCTGCTGGGCAACGGCCTTCGCGACGCGCTCGACCCGAAGCTCCGGTGA
- a CDS encoding ABC transporter ATP-binding protein, whose protein sequence is MTSLEQAPSNAGPDGSAPLLEVRDLHVEFKIRDSVTKAVNGVNYSVNAGETLAVLGESGSGKSVTAQAIMGILDSPPGRISKGEIFFQGQDILSLPESERRKLRGAKMAMIFQDALSSLNPVLSVGFQLGEMFRAHQGLSRKDAKAKAIDLMDRVRIPAARQRVGDYPHQFSGGMRQRIMIAMALAMEPDLIIADEPTTALDVTVQAQVMDLLAELQREYQMGLILITHDLGVVADVADKIAVMYAGRIVETAPVHELYKRPAHPYTRGLLDSIPRLDQKGQELYAIKGLPPNLLNIPAGCAFNPRCPKAQDICRTEVPALLPVTEQDGTELVGRGSACHFWKETIHG, encoded by the coding sequence ATGACCAGCCTGGAGCAGGCTCCCTCGAACGCCGGGCCGGACGGGTCCGCGCCCCTTCTCGAAGTCCGCGACCTGCACGTGGAGTTCAAGATCCGTGACTCCGTGACCAAGGCGGTCAACGGTGTCAACTACAGCGTCAACGCGGGCGAGACGCTCGCCGTGCTGGGCGAGTCGGGCTCCGGCAAGTCCGTCACGGCGCAGGCCATCATGGGCATCCTGGACAGCCCTCCCGGGCGGATCAGCAAGGGCGAGATCTTCTTCCAGGGCCAGGACATCCTGAGCCTGCCGGAGAGCGAGCGGCGCAAGCTGCGCGGCGCCAAGATGGCGATGATCTTCCAGGACGCGCTGTCGTCCCTCAACCCCGTGCTGTCCGTCGGCTTCCAGCTGGGCGAGATGTTCCGGGCCCACCAGGGGCTGTCCCGCAAGGACGCCAAGGCCAAGGCCATCGACCTGATGGACCGGGTGCGCATACCCGCCGCGCGTCAGCGCGTCGGCGACTACCCGCACCAGTTCTCCGGCGGTATGCGCCAGCGCATCATGATCGCCATGGCGCTGGCGATGGAACCGGACCTGATCATCGCCGACGAGCCGACCACCGCGCTCGACGTGACGGTCCAGGCCCAGGTCATGGACCTGCTCGCGGAGTTGCAGCGCGAGTACCAGATGGGCCTCATCCTCATCACCCACGACCTCGGCGTGGTCGCGGACGTGGCCGACAAGATCGCGGTCATGTACGCCGGCCGCATCGTCGAGACCGCGCCGGTGCACGAGCTGTACAAGCGCCCCGCGCACCCGTACACCCGCGGCCTGCTGGACTCGATCCCGCGCCTGGACCAGAAGGGCCAGGAGCTGTACGCGATCAAGGGTCTGCCGCCCAACCTGCTGAACATCCCCGCCGGTTGCGCCTTCAACCCGCGCTGCCCCAAGGCACAGGACATCTGCCGTACGGAGGTCCCGGCGCTGCTTCCGGTGACCGAGCAGGACGGCACCGAGCTGGTCGGCCGAGGTTCGGCATGCCACTTCTGGAAGGAGACGATCCATGGCTGA
- a CDS encoding ABC transporter ATP-binding protein, producing MAELSKNDERQDATPNVSEVEAVEVQSETEAVAAIDAPVERGEPILQVRNLVKHFPLTQGILFKRQVGAVKAVDGVSFDLHQGETLGIVGESGCGKSTVAKLLMNLEQATAGEIFYKGQDITKLSGRALKAVRRNIQMVFQDPYTSLNPRMTVGDIIGEPYDIHPEVAPKGDRRRKVQELLDVVGLNPEYINRYPHQFSGGQRQRIGIARGLALNPEIIICDEPVSALDVSVQAQVINLMERLQEEFNLSYLFIAHDLSIVRHISDRVGVMYLGKLAEIGSDEQIYDHPTHPYTQALLSAVPVPDPAAREHRERIILAGDVPSPANPPSGCRFRTRCWKAEDKCAQEVPLLAIPERFKGSDTPAAHESACHFAEEKDVVHAA from the coding sequence ATGGCTGAGCTCAGCAAGAACGACGAGCGGCAGGACGCCACACCGAACGTCTCCGAGGTGGAGGCCGTCGAGGTGCAGTCGGAGACGGAGGCCGTCGCCGCGATCGACGCCCCCGTCGAGCGCGGTGAGCCCATCCTCCAGGTCCGCAACCTGGTCAAGCACTTCCCGCTGACCCAGGGCATCCTGTTCAAGCGGCAGGTCGGCGCGGTCAAGGCCGTCGACGGCGTCTCGTTCGACCTCCACCAGGGCGAGACCCTGGGCATCGTCGGCGAGTCGGGCTGCGGCAAGTCGACCGTGGCCAAGCTCCTGATGAACCTGGAGCAGGCCACCGCCGGCGAGATCTTCTACAAGGGCCAGGACATCACCAAGCTGTCCGGGCGGGCCCTCAAGGCGGTCCGGCGCAACATCCAGATGGTGTTCCAGGACCCGTACACCTCCCTCAACCCCCGGATGACGGTGGGCGACATCATCGGGGAGCCGTACGACATCCACCCCGAGGTGGCCCCGAAGGGCGACCGGCGGCGCAAGGTCCAGGAACTGCTGGACGTCGTCGGGCTCAACCCGGAGTACATCAACCGGTACCCGCACCAGTTCTCCGGCGGCCAGCGCCAGCGCATCGGCATCGCGCGCGGCCTCGCGCTCAACCCGGAGATCATCATCTGCGACGAGCCGGTCTCGGCCCTGGACGTGTCGGTCCAGGCGCAGGTCATCAACCTGATGGAACGACTGCAGGAGGAGTTCAACCTCTCCTACCTCTTCATCGCGCACGACCTGTCGATCGTCCGGCACATCTCCGACCGGGTCGGCGTGATGTACCTCGGCAAGCTCGCCGAGATCGGCTCCGACGAGCAGATCTACGATCACCCGACGCACCCCTACACCCAGGCGCTGCTGTCGGCCGTGCCGGTGCCCGACCCGGCGGCCCGCGAGCACCGCGAGCGGATCATCCTGGCCGGTGACGTCCCCTCCCCGGCCAACCCGCCCTCGGGCTGCCGCTTCCGCACCCGCTGCTGGAAGGCCGAGGACAAGTGCGCGCAGGAGGTCCCCCTGCTCGCGATCCCGGAGCGGTTCAAGGGCTCCGACACGCCGGCCGCCCATGAGTCGGCCTGTCACTTCGCCGAGGAGAAGGACGTCGTCCACGCGGCCTGA
- a CDS encoding VOC family protein, with product MLHHVELWVPDLPRAAREWGWLLGGLGYEPYQDWDRGRSWRHGPTYLVVEQSPAMRDDGGGHDRLRPGLNHLAFHAASRSELDALVARAPAHGWTPLFAERYPHAGGPEHYAAYLENSDGFEVELVVPSPAGPDKHSPNPP from the coding sequence ATGCTGCACCACGTCGAGCTGTGGGTCCCGGATCTGCCCCGGGCGGCGAGGGAGTGGGGCTGGCTGCTGGGCGGCCTCGGGTACGAGCCGTACCAGGACTGGGACCGGGGCCGCAGCTGGCGGCACGGCCCGACCTACCTCGTCGTCGAGCAGTCCCCGGCGATGCGGGACGACGGCGGCGGCCACGACCGGCTGCGCCCCGGCCTCAACCACCTCGCGTTCCACGCCGCGAGCCGGTCCGAACTCGACGCGCTGGTGGCGCGGGCGCCCGCGCACGGCTGGACGCCCCTGTTCGCCGAGCGGTATCCGCACGCGGGCGGCCCGGAGCACTACGCGGCCTATCTGGAGAACTCCGACGGCTTCGAGGTCGAGCTGGTGGTCCCGTCGCCCGCAGGACCCGACAAGCACAGCCCGAACCCTCCGTAA
- a CDS encoding peptide ABC transporter substrate-binding protein, with protein MRGATHAKWVACAAAAALTATACGSGGSDSGSGSGDGGAVLSSSWGDPQNPLEPANTNEVQGGKVLDMIFRSLKRYNPETGAAEDMLAEKIDTSDSQNFTITVKDGWTFSNGEKVTAKSFVDAWNYGASLKNNQKNAYFFEYIDGYAATHPAEGGKQTADTLSGLKVVNDKTFTVKLTQKFSTFPDTLGYPAFAPLPQSFFSDHAGWLKKPVGNGPYTIASYTKGSQMELKKWADYPGEDKAQNGGVTLKVYTDNNTAYTDLMAGNLDLVDDVPAAQLKNVKADLGDRYLNTPAGIIQTLAFPFYDKKWNTTGSEKVRTGLSRAIDREQITDTIFQKTRTPATDWTSPVLGAEGGFKEGLCGDACDYDPAAAKKLIKEGGGLPGGQVKISYNADTGSHKQWVDAVCNSINNALDNDKACVGNPVGTFADFRNQITDRKMSGPFRAGWQMDYPLIQNFLQPLYYTNASSNDGKWSNKDFDTLVNQANAETDTAKAVETFQKAEEVVRDNMAAIPLWYQNGSAGYSERLSNVKLNPFSVPVYNEIKVS; from the coding sequence ATGCGTGGAGCCACGCACGCCAAGTGGGTCGCATGCGCGGCCGCGGCAGCGCTCACGGCGACGGCCTGCGGCAGCGGGGGGAGCGACAGCGGGAGCGGCAGCGGCGACGGTGGCGCGGTCCTCAGTTCCTCCTGGGGTGACCCGCAGAACCCGCTGGAGCCCGCCAACACCAACGAGGTGCAGGGCGGCAAGGTCCTCGACATGATCTTCCGGAGCCTGAAGCGGTACAACCCGGAGACCGGCGCGGCCGAGGACATGCTGGCCGAGAAGATCGACACCTCGGACTCGCAGAACTTCACCATCACCGTCAAGGACGGCTGGACGTTCAGCAACGGCGAGAAGGTGACGGCGAAGTCGTTCGTCGACGCCTGGAACTACGGCGCGAGCCTGAAGAACAACCAGAAGAACGCGTACTTCTTCGAGTACATCGACGGCTACGCGGCCACCCACCCCGCCGAGGGCGGCAAGCAGACCGCCGACACCCTCTCCGGGCTCAAGGTCGTCAACGACAAGACCTTCACCGTCAAGCTCACGCAGAAGTTCTCCACCTTCCCCGACACGCTGGGCTACCCCGCCTTCGCCCCGCTGCCGCAGTCCTTCTTCAGCGACCACGCCGGCTGGCTGAAGAAGCCGGTCGGCAACGGGCCCTACACGATCGCGTCCTACACCAAGGGCTCCCAGATGGAGCTGAAGAAGTGGGCGGACTACCCCGGCGAGGACAAGGCGCAGAACGGCGGGGTGACCCTCAAGGTCTACACCGACAACAACACCGCCTACACCGACCTGATGGCCGGCAACCTCGACCTGGTCGACGACGTGCCCGCGGCCCAGCTCAAGAACGTCAAGGCCGACCTGGGCGACCGCTACCTCAACACCCCGGCCGGCATCATCCAGACGCTGGCGTTCCCGTTCTACGACAAGAAGTGGAACACCACCGGCTCGGAAAAGGTCCGCACCGGCCTGTCCCGCGCGATCGACCGCGAGCAGATCACCGACACGATCTTCCAGAAGACCCGCACCCCCGCCACCGACTGGACCTCCCCGGTGCTCGGCGCGGAGGGCGGCTTCAAGGAGGGCCTGTGCGGGGACGCCTGCGACTACGACCCCGCGGCCGCGAAGAAGCTCATCAAGGAGGGCGGCGGACTGCCGGGCGGCCAGGTGAAGATCAGCTACAACGCGGACACCGGGTCCCACAAGCAGTGGGTCGACGCGGTCTGCAACTCGATCAACAACGCCCTGGACAACGACAAGGCGTGCGTCGGCAACCCGGTCGGCACCTTCGCCGACTTCCGCAACCAGATCACCGACCGGAAGATGAGCGGCCCGTTCCGGGCGGGGTGGCAGATGGACTACCCCCTCATCCAGAACTTCCTCCAGCCGCTCTACTACACGAACGCCTCCTCCAACGACGGCAAGTGGTCGAACAAGGACTTCGACACGCTCGTCAACCAGGCGAACGCCGAGACCGACACCGCCAAGGCCGTGGAGACGTTCCAGAAGGCCGAGGAGGTCGTCCGCGACAACATGGCCGCCATCCCGCTCTGGTACCAGAACGGGAGCGCCGGCTACTCGGAGCGGCTCTCCAACGTCAAGCTCAACCCGTTCTCCGTCCCGGTGTACAACGAGATCAAGGTCAGCTGA
- a CDS encoding ABC transporter permease gives MGRYVIRRLLQMIPVFIGATLLIFLMVNVMGDPIAGLCGDRQCDPATATQLKKEFGLDKPVWQQYLTYMGNVFTGDFGTAFNGQPVTELMSTAFPVTIRLTVVAIVFEIVIGITLGVVTGLRRGRPVDTGVLLLTLVVISVPTFVTGLLLQLLLGVEWGWIKPSVSSDAEFGELIVPGLVLASVSLAYVTRLTRTSIAENKRSDYVRTAIAKGLPRRRVVTRHLLRNSLIPVVTFIGTDIGALMGGAIVTERIFNIHGVGFQLYQGILRQNTQTVVGFVTVLVLVFLVANLLVDLLYAVLDPRIRYA, from the coding sequence GTGGGCCGGTATGTGATCCGGCGTCTGCTCCAGATGATCCCCGTGTTCATCGGGGCGACGCTGCTCATCTTCCTGATGGTGAACGTGATGGGCGACCCCATCGCCGGCCTGTGCGGTGACCGGCAGTGCGACCCGGCCACCGCCACCCAGCTGAAGAAGGAGTTCGGCCTCGACAAGCCGGTGTGGCAGCAGTACCTGACCTACATGGGGAACGTCTTCACCGGAGACTTCGGTACGGCGTTCAACGGCCAGCCGGTCACCGAGCTGATGTCGACGGCGTTCCCGGTCACCATCCGGCTGACCGTCGTGGCGATCGTCTTCGAGATCGTCATCGGCATCACCCTGGGCGTCGTGACGGGCCTGCGCCGGGGCCGGCCCGTCGACACCGGGGTCCTGCTGCTGACCCTCGTGGTGATCTCCGTCCCCACCTTCGTCACCGGCCTGCTGCTGCAACTGCTGCTCGGCGTGGAGTGGGGCTGGATCAAACCGTCCGTCTCCTCGGACGCCGAGTTCGGCGAACTGATCGTGCCGGGGCTGGTGCTGGCGTCCGTGTCGCTGGCGTACGTCACCCGGCTGACCCGCACCTCGATCGCGGAGAACAAGCGGTCCGACTACGTCCGCACGGCGATCGCCAAGGGGCTGCCGCGCCGCCGGGTCGTCACCCGGCATCTGCTGCGCAACTCCCTCATCCCGGTGGTCACCTTCATCGGCACCGACATCGGGGCCCTGATGGGCGGCGCGATCGTCACCGAGCGCATCTTCAACATCCACGGCGTCGGCTTCCAGCTCTACCAGGGGATCCTCCGCCAGAACACCCAGACCGTCGTCGGCTTCGTGACCGTCCTCGTCCTGGTGTTCCTGGTGGCCAATCTGCTCGTCGATCTCCTGTACGCCGTACTCGACCCGAGGATCCGCTATGCCTGA